One window of Medicago truncatula cultivar Jemalong A17 chromosome 2, MtrunA17r5.0-ANR, whole genome shotgun sequence genomic DNA carries:
- the LOC25487057 gene encoding ubiquitin carboxyl-terminal hydrolase 25: MALQMTWNPNLLTPKRKTSPPLGLRNLGNSCYLNSVLQCLTFTPPLANFCLRSLHSSLCDNSGSSCPFCILEKQITRLLRLDLTSDAPTKIQSCIRIFAEHFRFGRQEDAHEFLRYVIDACHNSCLRLKKLRRKGGGGGEGGGSVVKEIFGGALQSQVKCLSCGYESNKVDEIMDINLDVFHSNSIRDSMQKFFQPEVLDGNNKYKCDGCKKLVAAKKQMSILQAPNILVIQLKRFEGILGGKIDKAVGFEEVLVLSNFMCKASQDPQPEYKLFGTIVHSGYSPESGHYYAYIKDAMGRWYCCDDSCVTLASLQEVLSEKVYILFFSRTNQRPASVSSSLASNGVKPHHSNGSQASESPKVDVQLKAVQAKSDSEQSSWKDMPSVSKIGKVPSGLRVKFGINGSSISKRSPVPVSLNGKVDVFSNQPLLTNGHATDSVSLENGKKDPSSPLPTKNGFDKTKVDVANNSKRKESTVTNGYAGIRKESTVTNGYAGIRKESTVTNGYTGIQTVDTHSVKLDPPEDIDRSEVISGREPANFKQETNGVLNKSKILGNKRKVQESPCILLAQDGQSRARVEEMKYILEKEAKSVLRSCGWTGKVDEFMRVRKRLHEKEAGCLTSDVKRKLIGDARSAFKSQIPESLRKDLIARLQSFSQEKVQFEGP; encoded by the exons ATGGCTTTGCAGATGACCTGGAACCCTAATCTCCTCACTCCCAAACGCAAAACTTCTCCTCCGTTAGGTCTTCGCAATCTCGGTAACTCTTGCTATCTCAATAGCGTTCTTCAGTGCCTCACTTTCACTCCTCCTCTCGCCAATTTCTGTCTCCGTTCTCTTCATTCCTCTCTCT GTGATAATTCTGGTTCATCGTGTCCGTTTTGCATATTAGAGAAACAAATTACGCGGTTACTCCGATTGGATCTTACTTCCGACGCGCCAACGAAGATTCAAAGCTGTATACGGATCTTCGCGGAGCATTTTCGTTTCGGTCGTCAGGAGGACGCACATGAGTTTTTACGATACGTTATTGATGCTTGTCATAATTCGTGTCTGCGTTTGAAGAAGCTTAGAAGGAAAGGTGGCGGTGGTGGTGAAGGTGGAGGTTCTGTTGTGAAGGAAATTTTTGGCGGTGCTTTGCAGAGTCAGGTTAAGTGTTTATCTTGCGGATACGAATCGAATAAGGTTGATGAGATTATGGATATTAATCTCGATGTTTTTCATAGTAATTCGATTAGGGATTCTATGCAAAAGTTTTTTCAGCCTGAGGTTTTAGATGGAAATAATAAGTACAAATGTGATGG TTGTAAGAAGTTGGTTGCGGCGAAGAAGCAGATGTCCATACTTCAAGCACCTAATATACTTGTGATACAGCTCAAG AGATTTGAGGGCATATTGGGTGGCAAGATTGATAAGGCTGTTGGATTTGAAGAGGTTTTGGTCCTTTCTAACTTCATGTGCAAAGCAAGCCAG GATCCGCAACCAGAATATAAGCTCTTTGGTACTATTGTACATTCAGGATACTCCCCTGAATCTGGTCACTATTACGCTTATATAAAG GATGCAATGGGTCGTTGGTATTGCTGTGATGATTCTTGTGTAACACTTGCATCCCTGCAAGAAGTTTTGTCAGAGAAGGTTTATATTCTCTTTTTCTCTCGTACTAACCAAAGGCCAGCATCAGTTAGTAGTTCTCTTGCATCTAATGGTGTAAAgccacatcattccaatgggaGTCAGGCATCTGAATCCCCTAAGGTTGATGTACAACTCAAAGCAGTGCAAGCAAAATCAGATTCTGAGCAATCTTCTTGGAAAGATATGCCAAGTGTATCTAAGATTGGTAAAGTTCCTTCTGGCTTGCGAGTGAAGTTTGGCATTAATGGAAGTTCAATTTCCAAAAGAAGTCCCGTTCCTGTAAGTCTCAATGGAAAAGTTGATGTGTTTAGTAATCAACCCTTACTAACAAATGGGCATGCAACAGATTCAGTTTCTTTGGAGAATGGTAAGAAAGATCCTTCTTCACCATTACCCACCAAGAACGGCTTTGACAAAACTAAAGTTGATGTTGCTAACAACTCGAAACGGAAGGAGTCGACAGTAACAAATGGATACGCTGGTATTCGGAAGGAGTCGACGGTAACAAATGGATACGCTGGTATTCGGAAGGAGTCGACGGTAACAAATGGATACACTGGTATTCAGACGGTTGATACCCATTCTGTAAAACTTGATCCTCCGGAAGATATTGATAGAAGCGAGGTAATCTCAGGTAGAGAGCCTGCCAACTTTAAGCAAGAAACTAATGGTGTCCTGAACAAATCTAAAATATTGGGGAATAAGAGAAAAGTACAGGAGTCTCCATGCATTTTGCTTGCCCAAGATGGTCAGTCTCGTGCTAGAGTTGAAGAAATGAAATACAT TCTTGAGAAAGAAGCAAAGTCAGTTTTGAGGTCATGTGGCTGGACAGGTAAGGTTGATGAGTTTATGCGTGTTAGAAAGAGGCTGCATGAAAAAGAAGCGGGGTGTTTAACAAGTGATGTAAAAAG GAAGTTAATAGGAGATGCCCGGAGTGCTTTCAAATCACAGATTCCCGAGTCATTGAGAAAGGATCTGATTGCACGTCTCCAATCATTTAGCCAAGAAAAAGTACAATTTGAAGGGCCTTGA
- the LOC112419421 gene encoding uncharacterized protein codes for MATPEEAQTMRSQIAQLLEQNEALLASVETIQQQQEKADSHHGELDEPEPQPFSTEIWNAPVPDNFKPPHLPTFNGRGDPSEHVTVFNTRMSVYGVADSLKCKLLAGTFADAALRWCMSLPRFSIVGYQDMIKKFTQQFSGSRHRKVLSTSLFNIRQGPNESLREYLARFNDSTIKVSNPNQEVFVGAFQNGLRAGQFNESLAQKPADSMEEIIARAECYVKGEESNAEKKARDAKEKGNSGGERRNHYVPPNRDRGTFKKHYERNQHSDAPEHFTPLNTRPERILKEVLESKIIPPAPLSRGKIMGPNMDAWCKYHLVQGHNTDECVHLKREIEKLIQSGKLRGYAKERSSNDRQQDKPNPV; via the coding sequence ATGGCAACACCAGAAGAAGCACAAACGATGAGGAGTCAGATCGCCCAGTTGTTGGAACAGAACGAAGCTCTACTCGCTTCAGTGGAGACTATCCAGCAGCAGCAGGAGAAGGCGGACTCTCATCACGGCGAGCTGGATGAACCAGAGCCCCAGCCGTTTTCAACTGAAATATGGAACGCTCCGGTTCCAGATAACTTCAAGCCGCCGCACTTACCAACTTTCAATGGAAGGGGCGATCCTTCTGAGCATGTAACCGTCTTCAACACCAGGATGTCCGTATACGGAGTTGCTGATTCCCTTAAGTGCAAGTTATTGGCGGGTACCTTTGCTGATGCAGCTTTGCGCTGGTGCATGAGCCTTCCCCGCTTTTCCATTGTGGGTTATCAGGACATGATAAAGAAGTTTACCCAACAGTTCTCTGGAAGCCGCCACCGTAAAGTATTATCCACCAGCTTGTTCAATATTCGACAAGGCCCAAACGAATCACTAAGGGAGTATCTCGCTCGCTTCAATGATTCAACAATTAAAGTTTCCAACCCCAATCAAGAAGTTTTTGTTGGCGCTTTTCAGAATGGTTTGCGTGCCGGACAATTCAATGAATCACTCGCCCAGAAACCCGCTGATTCAATGGAGGAGATAATCGCTCGTGCTGAGTGTTATGTTAAAGGAGAGGAGAGCAATGCGGAGAAAAAAGCTAGAGATGCAAAGGAGAAAGGAAATTCCGGGGGGGAGCGCAGGAATCACTATGTTCCTCCTAATAGAGATAGAGGAACGTTCAAGAAGCACTATGAAAGAAACCAGCATAGTGATGCACCCGAGCACTTTACCCCTTTGAACACGCGCCCCGAAAGAATCCTCAAAGAAGTTCTCGAGTCAAAAATCATTCCGCCTGCGCCACTAAGTCGAGGCAAGATCATGGGTCCTAACATGGATGCTTGGTGTAAGTATCACTTGGTACAAGGCCATAACACAGATGAATGTGTTCATCTtaagagagaaattgagaaactCATACAAAGCGGGAAATTGCGAGGATACGCCAAGGAGAGGAGCAGCAATGATAGACAACAAGATAAACCCAACCccgtgtaa
- the LOC25487056 gene encoding mitochondrial import inner membrane translocase subunit TIM22-4 produces MADESQKAVANDFVNSKEVEKPQIQPLSLPTVEEIRGQDIWNNCAVRSVVSGVMGGGLGIAMGLFLGALDNPMMQEQMTGKQQFIFQAKQMGRRSWSSAKAFAVMGFVFSAAECVVEKARAKHDITNTFVAGCTTGAAISAKGGPQAACMGCAGFAAFSVVIEKFLERHQ; encoded by the exons ATGGCTGACGAGTCACAAAAAGCTGTTGCAAATGATTTTGTGAACTCAAAAGAAGTTGAGAAGCCTCAAATTCAGCCCCTAAGTTTGCCAACTGTTGAGGAAATTCGCGGCCAAGACATTTGGAACAATTGCGCTGTGCGCAGTGTCGTTAGTGGAGTCATGG GAGGTGGTCTTGGCATCGCCATGGGATTGTTTCTTGGAGCACTGGACAACCCTATGATGCAAGAGCAAATGACTGGCAAACAACAGTTTATATTTCAAGCAAAGCAGATGGGGCGAAGGAGTTGGAGTTCAGCCAAAGCATTTGCTGTTATGGGTTTCGTATTCTCAGCTGCTGAGTGTGTTGTTGAGAAG gCACGAGCAAAACATGACATCACAAATACGTTTGTTGCTGGATGTACTACTGGAGCTGCTATATCAGCAAAAG GTGGTCCACAAGCTGCATGTATGGGCTGTGCTGGCTTTGCCGCATTCTCAGTCGTCATAGAGAAGTTTCTAGAGAGGCATCAATAA
- the LOC25487058 gene encoding probable sugar phosphate/phosphate translocator At3g14410, with product MADRKNEGFLTYAYLLIYIALSSGQIFFNKWVLSSKEINFPYPLALTLLHMVFSSVVCFVLTKVLKVLKVEEGMTPEIYASSVVPIGAMFAMTLWLGNTAYLYISVAFAQMLKAIMPVAVFVLGVAAGLEVMSCRMLFIMSLISFGVLVASYGEININWIGVVYQMGGVVGEALRLIFMEIFVKRKGLKLNPISVMYYVSPCSALCLFLPWIFLERSKMEDHGTWNFPPVILILNCLCTFALNLSVFLVISHTSALTIRVAGVVKDWVVVLLSAALFADTKLTIINLFGYGIAIAGVAAYNNFKLKKEATPDSSNASELVESTPRQESQPLISR from the exons ATGGCGGATCGGAAGAATGAAGGTTTTCTCACCTACGCTTATCTTCTTATCTACATTGCTCTCTCCAGCGGTCAAATTTTCTTCAACAAG TGGGTTTTGTCCTCTAAGGAAATTAACTTTCCTTATCCTTTGGCATTGACTCTACTTCACATGGTCTTCTCATCTGTTGTATGTTTTGTATTAACCAAAGTTCTAAAG GTTTTGAAGGTTGAGGAAGGAATGACTCCTGAAAT ATATGCCTCTTCTGTTGTGCCAATTGGAGCCATGTTTGCAATGACACTTTGGCTTGGAAATACTGCCTACCTGTATATTTCTGTTGCATTTGCACAAATGCTGAAGGCAATTA TGCCTGTAGCTGTTTTTGTGCTTGGAGTAGCTGCAGGACTCGAGGTGATGAGCTGCAGAATGCTTTTTATCATGTCATTGATTAGTTTTGGAGTTCTAGTAGCTTCTTATGGTGAGATAAATATAAACTGGATTGGAGTAGTTTACCAAATGGGAGGTGTTGTTGGTGAAGCTCTAAGACTTATCTTCATGGAAATTTTTGTTAAGAGAAAGGGTCTTAAGTTGAATCCTATATCCGTCATGTATTATGTTAGTCCCTGCAG TGCACTTTGTTTATTCCTTCCATGGATATTTCTAGAGAGATCGAAGATGGAGGACCATGGAACATGGAACTTCCCACCTGTTATACTTATCCTCAATTGCCTTTGCACTTTTGCTCTAAACTTATCAGTATTCCTTGTGATTTCACACACAAGTGCTTTAACCATTCGTGTTGCTGGAGTTGTTAAGGATTGGGTGGTTGTCTTACTGTCTGCTGCTCTGTTTGCTGACACAAAGTTAACAATCATCAATTTATTTGGCTATGGAATTG CCATTGCAGGTGTAGCAGCATATAATAACTTCAAGTTGAAAAAGGAAGCGACTCCTGACTCCTCAAATGCTTCTGAGCTTGTTGAATCTACCCCAAGGCAGGAGTCTCAGCCTTTAATAAGTAGATAG
- the LOC25487059 gene encoding O-methyltransferase MdmC: protein MVIIGMTNSSINLVFHHGLTLPHEHVTSLVRPCARFNLNYATTWGVTSSSKAQRLKEYKQLVRNSSISCEIVIASDEKYGNKQVVSLTPRLYDYVLENVREPEILRQLRAETASMHGSQMQVSPDQAQLLAMLVQILGAERCIEVGVYTGYSSLAIALVLPESGRLVACERDAKSLDVAKKYYQLAGVAHKVDVKLGLAADSLESLIMNGEAGSYDFAFIDAEKRMTEKYFEMLLQLVRIGGLIVIDNVLWHGKVADPLVSDPKTISIRNFNQRLMEDKRVSISMVPIGDGMTICRKR, encoded by the exons ATGGTAATTATAGGAATGACAAATAGTAGCATTAACTTGGTGTTTCATCATGGGTTAACATTGCCTCATGAACATGTAACTTCATTAGTGAGACCTTGTGCAAGATTTAATTTGAATTATGCAACAACTTGGGGTGTTACCAGTTCTAGTAAAGCTCAAAGATTGAAAGAGTATAAGCAGCTTGTAAGAAACAGTTCCATCAGTTGTGAGATTGTTATTGCTAGTGATGAAAAATATGGGAATAAGCAGGTTGTTAGTCTTACACCCCGGTTGTATGATTATGTCCTTGAAAATGTTCGGGAACCCGAG ATTCTAAGGCAGTTGCGAGCGGAGACTGCATCTATGCATGGAAGCCAAATGCAG GTGTCTCCTGATCAAGCACAACTACTGGCAATGCTTGTGCAGATTCTTGGAGCAGAACGGTGTATTGAAGTCGGCGTTTACACT GGCTACTCCTCACTAGCCATAGCATTAGTCCTTCCAGAATCAGGTCGTTTAGTTGCCTGTGAAAGAGATGCCAAATCTCTTGATGTTGCTAAGAAGTATTATCAGCTTGCTGGTGTTGCACATAAG GTGGATGTAAAACTTGGACTTGCAGCAGATTCCCTAGAATCTCTAATTATGAATGGTGAAGCTGGAAG CTATGATTTTGCATTTATTGATGCTGAGAAAAGGATGACTGAGAAATATTTTGAGATGCTACTACAACTG GTGAGGATTGGAGGTCTTATTGTAATTGATAATGTCCTTTGGCATGGAAAAGTTGCTGATCCGTTG GTAAGTGACCCTAAAACTATCAGCATTAGAAATTTTAATCAACGGTTAATGGAAGATAAGCGTGTAAGCATCAGTATG GTACCTATTGGAGATGGGATGACAATCTGTCGGAAAAGATAA